A window of Pirellula sp. SH-Sr6A contains these coding sequences:
- a CDS encoding phage portal protein, translating into MFKLLSGILSKNGDRKDRSLVRGRSTRHPWSLVRLLGRYDAATTTVDNVRHWAAADGLSASAANSPEVRRTLRNRSRYEIANNSYARGISLTLANDCVGTGPRLQMLTMDAFANRFVEQEFFAWADAICLAEKLRTMRLARVSDGESFGLLTSNPRIDSPVQLDLKLVEAEQVTSPILALDSNRYLDGIRFDEHGNPISYDVLREHPGDDAFSLTESYDTIDANSILHFFRSDRPGQIRGIPDITPALPLFAQLRRFTLAVLAAAETAADFAGILYTDAPAGGEADAAEPFEPIELEKRALLTMPGGWKMAQMHAEQPATTYAEFKREILNEIARCLNMPFNVAAGNSSGYNYASGRLDHQTYFKSIRVEQSQMARTILDRILYAWLREAILIEGYLPNSLRTLDSSFEHQWFWDGHEHVDPAKEANAQKIRLANHTTTLAHEYARQGRDWEAELKQRAKEISLMRELGLSTDSTSLSPGDVTDDEDIAVEQAE; encoded by the coding sequence ATGTTTAAGTTGTTGTCAGGGATTCTGAGCAAGAACGGCGATCGCAAAGATCGATCGCTCGTCCGTGGACGCTCGACCCGACACCCCTGGTCGTTGGTGAGATTGCTGGGGCGCTACGACGCTGCGACCACCACGGTCGACAACGTTCGCCACTGGGCGGCCGCAGACGGACTATCGGCCAGTGCGGCCAATAGCCCCGAAGTGCGCCGCACGCTACGCAACCGTTCGCGATACGAGATTGCCAACAACTCTTATGCTCGTGGCATCTCGCTGACTCTGGCCAACGACTGTGTTGGCACGGGCCCTCGATTGCAAATGCTGACTATGGATGCATTTGCAAACCGATTTGTTGAGCAAGAGTTCTTTGCGTGGGCTGATGCAATTTGCTTGGCAGAGAAGCTACGCACGATGCGGCTCGCCCGCGTATCGGACGGTGAATCATTTGGTTTGCTAACCAGTAACCCAAGAATCGATTCGCCGGTTCAACTCGATCTCAAGCTGGTCGAAGCCGAACAGGTCACGTCACCTATCTTGGCTCTCGACAGTAATCGTTACCTCGATGGCATTCGCTTCGATGAGCATGGCAACCCAATCTCATACGATGTTCTTCGAGAACATCCGGGCGACGACGCATTCTCGTTGACCGAGAGTTACGACACCATCGATGCCAATTCAATCCTCCATTTCTTCCGCAGCGATCGTCCAGGGCAGATCCGTGGTATCCCCGATATCACGCCGGCGCTGCCACTGTTTGCACAACTGCGACGATTCACTTTGGCAGTATTAGCGGCTGCCGAAACAGCGGCTGACTTCGCTGGGATTCTCTACACCGATGCGCCGGCCGGTGGCGAAGCGGACGCTGCTGAACCGTTCGAGCCGATCGAGCTGGAGAAGCGAGCCCTGCTGACCATGCCAGGCGGTTGGAAGATGGCTCAGATGCATGCTGAGCAACCAGCCACGACTTACGCAGAGTTCAAACGCGAGATTCTCAACGAAATCGCACGTTGTTTGAACATGCCGTTCAATGTCGCTGCTGGTAATTCGTCGGGTTACAACTATGCCTCCGGGAGACTCGACCACCAAACCTACTTCAAGTCGATCCGTGTCGAGCAGTCCCAGATGGCTCGCACCATTCTGGATCGCATTCTGTACGCATGGCTGCGCGAAGCGATTCTCATCGAAGGCTATCTGCCTAACTCGCTTCGCACCCTCGACTCGTCGTTCGAGCATCAATGGTTCTGGGACGGACATGAGCATGTCGACCCAGCCAAAGAAGCCAATGCCCAGAAAATCCGCCTCGCCAATCATACGACAACTCTGGCCCATGAATACGCGAGGCAGGGGCGTGATTGGGAGGCGGAACTTAAACAACGCGCGAAAGAGATCTCGCTCATGCGTGAGCTCGGACTCTCGACCGATTCAACTTCACTTTCTCCAGGAGATGTAACGGATGACGAAGACATTGCAGTCGAACAAGCAGAGTGA
- a CDS encoding DUF2190 family protein, producing the protein MQAQFVHDGKAVDFTPTVDVAVGSIVIQGDLVGITKRDIKAGSLGSIAVEGVFDIPKDPALAVEFEAGTKVYVDEDGAVVADDVGTTYLGKVVNDAAATDSFVRVRLSQ; encoded by the coding sequence ATGCAAGCTCAATTTGTTCATGACGGTAAGGCCGTCGATTTCACTCCCACCGTTGATGTCGCGGTTGGATCAATCGTGATCCAAGGCGACTTGGTGGGAATCACTAAACGCGACATCAAGGCCGGCTCGCTTGGCTCGATCGCTGTGGAAGGCGTCTTTGACATTCCCAAAGACCCAGCCCTGGCTGTCGAGTTCGAAGCAGGCACCAAGGTCTACGTCGATGAAGACGGAGCCGTGGTCGCTGACGATGTTGGCACCACCTATCTCGGCAAAGTCGTCAATGACGCTGCCGCCACTGATTCCTTCGTTCGCGTTCGCCTGAGCCAGTGA
- a CDS encoding DUF2190 family protein, producing the protein MSNNAQIINAGAIFVADGNTLPIVPESDVAAGSVVVVDRLVGIAKFGISAGSRGSITMRGVFDVVKDPTTNIPAGTILYWSEISWHVVKNAYAHPMMGKAIESAPPGTRCVRLRLSQ; encoded by the coding sequence GTGAGCAACAACGCACAAATCATAAATGCAGGAGCCATCTTCGTCGCGGATGGTAACACCTTGCCGATCGTCCCCGAGTCCGACGTGGCCGCTGGCTCAGTGGTTGTCGTCGACCGGCTCGTGGGCATCGCCAAGTTTGGGATTAGTGCGGGCTCACGTGGCAGCATCACGATGCGGGGCGTCTTCGATGTAGTCAAAGATCCAACCACCAACATTCCCGCTGGCACGATCCTTTACTGGTCGGAGATCAGTTGGCATGTGGTCAAGAACGCTTACGCCCATCCGATGATGGGCAAAGCCATCGAGTCCGCTCCACCAGGAACCCGCTGTGTCCGTTTACGACTGAGTCAATAA
- a CDS encoding glycosyltransferase family 25 protein gives MPTKKIVERCFLMNLDRRDDRLREWMQQLPQPWPFPDVERFAAIDGRKLSTPEQWRAGNGAWGCYRSHLLILEKCLLEGIDSYVVFEDDAGFVPDFVEHLEAYVRELPEDWGLAYLGGQHLYAAKHPPKKISDHIYRPYNVNRTHAFMVRGRATMKALYRHLNWNDWHLKHHIDHHLGRLTQRRYEALVQGKNVEKESIPVYTPDRWLVGQLPTKSNICGRKWTQTRFFNDAKNADHSDAPFFAVLGPHRSGTSCVAMVMHHLGVHMGNELGGYEATGGGEAIGLAQLCEKAMRFPAIDPKIPDGQLAKQLKAWIVARKAEAIRDRTVAGGKYPHLCRFASHLYEALGNSLRIIAVDRPIEASIRSLQDRSSRHPGQWFAAGDDACDKLQRSLLEHRETFIQQHPEVLVHRINFAKLTEDPETVINELIAFLGIEPTAEEIDSAIAHVNPQLRKFG, from the coding sequence ATGCCGACGAAGAAGATCGTTGAACGCTGCTTCCTGATGAATCTCGATCGACGCGATGATCGTCTGCGCGAATGGATGCAGCAACTACCGCAGCCATGGCCATTCCCAGACGTCGAGCGATTCGCAGCCATCGATGGTCGCAAGCTTTCGACGCCCGAGCAGTGGCGAGCCGGCAATGGTGCCTGGGGCTGCTACCGTTCGCACTTGTTGATCCTTGAAAAATGTCTGCTTGAAGGCATCGATTCGTATGTTGTCTTCGAAGATGACGCAGGGTTCGTTCCCGACTTCGTGGAACATCTCGAGGCATACGTTCGTGAGTTGCCTGAAGACTGGGGACTAGCTTACCTCGGAGGTCAGCACCTGTACGCTGCCAAGCATCCGCCGAAGAAGATCAGCGACCACATTTACCGACCTTACAACGTCAATCGCACCCATGCGTTCATGGTGCGAGGTCGCGCAACGATGAAGGCACTCTATCGTCACCTGAACTGGAATGACTGGCATCTGAAGCATCACATCGATCATCACTTGGGTCGTTTGACTCAGCGGCGATACGAAGCCCTGGTCCAAGGCAAGAATGTCGAGAAAGAGTCGATTCCGGTTTACACCCCCGATCGCTGGCTCGTCGGCCAACTGCCGACCAAGTCCAATATCTGCGGTCGCAAGTGGACCCAGACCAGGTTCTTCAACGATGCCAAGAATGCCGACCACAGCGACGCGCCGTTCTTCGCAGTCCTCGGGCCCCATCGCAGTGGCACCAGCTGTGTCGCGATGGTCATGCATCATTTGGGCGTTCACATGGGCAACGAACTCGGTGGCTACGAGGCAACTGGAGGTGGCGAGGCGATCGGCCTTGCCCAGCTCTGTGAAAAGGCGATGCGATTCCCTGCGATCGATCCCAAGATCCCTGACGGTCAGCTCGCCAAGCAACTGAAAGCTTGGATCGTCGCCAGGAAGGCAGAAGCCATTCGTGACCGCACTGTTGCCGGTGGCAAGTATCCGCATCTCTGCCGATTCGCAAGCCACCTCTACGAAGCCCTCGGTAACTCGCTGCGAATCATCGCAGTCGATCGCCCAATCGAAGCCTCGATTCGGTCCCTTCAAGATCGAAGTAGCCGACATCCAGGTCAATGGTTCGCAGCCGGCGATGACGCCTGCGACAAGCTACAGCGTTCGCTACTGGAACATCGCGAGACGTTCATCCAACAGCATCCAGAAGTCCTCGTCCATCGGATCAACTTCGCCAAGCTAACGGAAGATCCTGAAACGGTGATCAATGAACTGATCGCATTCCTCGGAATCGAGCCCACTGCCGAAGAGATCGATTCGGCAATCGCTCATGTGAATCCTCAGCTACGAAAGTTCGGGTGA
- a CDS encoding phage tail tape measure protein, translating to MSQVKAGGAYVELTARSAQFLKGLEAAQKRLKSFGASTRMIGTKLMGLGVAAAAPVAGSVAVYANFDDAIRAAGAVAGATGAAFDSLREKAKLLGATTSFSASEVASLMTELGRAGFSPKQIEEMTGAVMNLARATGTDATLSSGIMAATIRQFSMAATDAVRVADGLTAAANKSFNSVESLGEALSYAGPVAADANMSLEETLAILGTLGNLGIQGSEAGTALRRLLTLSASESDKFQKVFGVATKDAQGNARKLVDVLGEVAAATANMGSGDRAAAFNEVFGLLGITSASAIGKSVTDTRQLLGEIQKARGISAKTAADMDSGIGGAFRILKSSIEGVAIAIGESLDLSVTKMMNAISRALSGLTEWIGKNQEVVKKVALIVAGVVGVGAAFIGIGSAAGVAAFAVGGLASMFSLVGTAIGVLVTIIGALFTPLGLVVAAVAALGAYFIYSTGIAGQAIEYLKGVFETLKADTIKAFGAIANALAAGDITAAANVLWTYLKLQWIKGTTYLKGVWADFTNYLSDVWGETAYAIGDVLISALSGLASVWNATLGFMADGWTILTTSVQKGWNSTIGFLKKGFIRLRELVDIAGDVSVQIGGVLINALAGVETAWVETIDYLADTWSVFVAQVKSMWNTTVGFLRKAWIKLKSLFDDDVNVEVEMAKIDKEIRTADEAEEAKKQQAIADRMKRRDARKQQIEANRVQMQEGIKQQLEERRKARAGRDIDAEMAVIDQETDAKNQVLDASRDDQFKQNEAAGQSRQQTIDDTTAGVQKTLDQMREEARVAREAGRQSPEDRAKERDQQVAAAQAEFDDAVEAANAAKPQEPEAPKEPDAGTPIPPMPAPPMPGDVKAPKVEVDGIKDPKLKPPRKKDLKLGLDRSAKDSLDQFSSGPEAVAEKTEAAGNFDSRGLGLGSGASLIPTVQVADKPDVDENVDAGDLDVDPQLNAEPENMEVPEVLDPTKETPMLQSQDMSDEELNELADALFPEETEPSLNLESLMASFAAVRVRLEEFDAALSQSVARLQMPPVTGEGLSDDVKRAIIQTAENTAQLAERARTGGFVFS from the coding sequence ATGTCTCAAGTCAAAGCCGGAGGAGCCTACGTCGAGCTGACCGCGAGGAGTGCGCAGTTCCTCAAGGGGCTCGAGGCTGCGCAGAAGCGGCTGAAATCATTCGGCGCGTCCACGCGAATGATCGGCACCAAGCTGATGGGACTTGGTGTCGCCGCTGCAGCTCCCGTGGCAGGGAGTGTCGCCGTCTATGCAAACTTCGATGATGCCATTCGCGCCGCAGGTGCGGTGGCCGGCGCGACCGGAGCGGCTTTCGATTCATTGCGTGAGAAAGCCAAGCTTCTCGGTGCAACCACAAGTTTTTCTGCCAGCGAAGTCGCCTCGCTGATGACCGAGCTTGGACGAGCCGGATTCTCACCGAAGCAGATCGAAGAGATGACCGGCGCGGTGATGAATCTTGCTCGCGCCACCGGTACCGATGCCACGCTCAGCTCCGGCATTATGGCAGCCACCATTCGCCAGTTTTCAATGGCAGCCACCGATGCGGTGCGAGTTGCTGACGGATTGACGGCCGCGGCCAACAAGTCGTTCAACTCCGTGGAATCGCTGGGCGAAGCATTATCGTATGCAGGTCCTGTGGCGGCCGATGCCAACATGAGTCTCGAAGAGACGCTCGCCATTCTCGGCACGCTTGGCAATCTTGGGATTCAAGGTAGCGAGGCAGGAACTGCACTGCGTCGCTTACTCACGCTCAGCGCCTCGGAGTCAGATAAGTTTCAAAAGGTCTTCGGTGTTGCTACGAAAGACGCACAAGGCAACGCTCGCAAGCTCGTCGACGTGCTTGGGGAAGTTGCTGCTGCGACCGCCAACATGGGTTCTGGGGATCGCGCCGCTGCGTTTAACGAAGTCTTTGGTCTGCTTGGTATCACGAGCGCATCGGCCATCGGCAAGTCGGTCACCGACACCAGGCAGTTGCTCGGTGAGATCCAAAAGGCCCGTGGTATCTCTGCTAAGACTGCTGCCGATATGGATTCGGGAATTGGCGGTGCCTTCCGAATTCTCAAGAGCTCGATCGAGGGCGTGGCGATTGCGATCGGCGAGTCTCTCGATCTTTCTGTGACCAAGATGATGAATGCGATCTCACGTGCATTGTCTGGACTCACCGAATGGATCGGCAAGAACCAGGAAGTGGTCAAGAAGGTCGCCCTCATCGTTGCTGGCGTGGTTGGTGTAGGCGCAGCGTTCATCGGCATCGGTAGCGCCGCTGGTGTCGCTGCATTCGCAGTCGGTGGTCTGGCTTCGATGTTCTCACTGGTGGGAACCGCTATCGGCGTCCTTGTGACCATTATCGGCGCTCTGTTCACGCCTCTCGGTCTGGTGGTCGCGGCCGTTGCGGCACTGGGTGCCTACTTCATCTACTCCACCGGCATCGCTGGCCAAGCGATCGAGTACTTGAAAGGCGTCTTCGAAACACTGAAAGCCGACACGATCAAGGCCTTTGGTGCGATCGCCAATGCACTGGCAGCCGGAGACATTACCGCTGCGGCCAACGTTCTGTGGACATATCTCAAGCTCCAGTGGATCAAAGGCACAACCTATCTCAAAGGCGTTTGGGCCGACTTCACCAATTACCTGTCGGATGTTTGGGGCGAAACGGCTTATGCGATCGGCGATGTACTGATCAGTGCGCTATCAGGCCTCGCCAGCGTTTGGAATGCAACACTCGGTTTCATGGCCGATGGCTGGACGATCCTTACCACCTCAGTTCAGAAGGGCTGGAACTCCACGATCGGCTTCCTCAAGAAAGGATTCATCCGGCTTCGTGAACTCGTTGACATCGCTGGCGACGTTTCTGTTCAGATCGGTGGCGTTCTAATCAATGCATTGGCAGGCGTTGAAACTGCCTGGGTCGAAACCATCGACTATCTCGCTGATACATGGTCGGTATTCGTCGCGCAAGTCAAGTCGATGTGGAACACGACCGTCGGCTTTCTGCGAAAGGCTTGGATCAAACTGAAGTCACTGTTCGATGACGATGTGAATGTCGAAGTCGAAATGGCCAAGATCGACAAGGAGATCCGCACGGCCGACGAAGCGGAAGAGGCCAAGAAGCAGCAAGCCATCGCCGATCGCATGAAGCGGCGCGACGCTCGTAAACAACAGATCGAAGCTAATCGCGTACAGATGCAGGAAGGCATCAAGCAGCAACTTGAAGAACGTCGCAAGGCACGCGCTGGTCGCGACATTGATGCCGAGATGGCGGTTATTGATCAAGAGACCGACGCCAAGAACCAGGTGCTCGATGCTTCGCGCGATGATCAGTTCAAACAGAACGAAGCGGCCGGACAGTCGCGGCAACAGACCATCGACGACACCACCGCAGGGGTTCAAAAGACCCTTGATCAAATGCGAGAAGAGGCACGCGTCGCTCGTGAAGCTGGTCGCCAATCGCCCGAAGATCGCGCTAAGGAACGTGACCAGCAGGTAGCCGCCGCTCAAGCGGAGTTCGATGATGCCGTGGAAGCAGCCAATGCCGCAAAACCGCAAGAGCCCGAAGCACCCAAAGAACCAGACGCTGGCACTCCGATCCCTCCCATGCCCGCGCCGCCGATGCCCGGCGATGTAAAGGCCCCCAAGGTCGAAGTCGATGGTATCAAAGATCCCAAACTGAAACCGCCCAGGAAGAAGGACCTCAAGCTTGGGCTCGATCGCTCGGCCAAGGATTCGCTAGATCAGTTTTCCAGTGGCCCAGAAGCAGTCGCCGAGAAGACCGAAGCGGCCGGCAACTTCGATAGTCGCGGTCTGGGACTTGGTAGCGGCGCATCGCTGATTCCAACCGTGCAGGTCGCTGACAAACCCGACGTTGATGAAAATGTCGATGCTGGCGATCTCGATGTCGATCCGCAGTTAAACGCCGAGCCCGAAAACATGGAGGTGCCCGAAGTCCTTGATCCGACAAAAGAGACGCCAATGTTGCAGTCTCAAGACATGTCGGACGAAGAACTCAACGAGCTGGCCGATGCGCTGTTTCCTGAGGAAACCGAGCCGTCGCTCAACCTCGAATCACTCATGGCATCCTTTGCTGCAGTGCGAGTTCGACTCGAGGAGTTCGATGCGGCTCTATCACAAAGCGTCGCGCGGCTGCAGATGCCCCCAGTTACTGGCGAAGGCCTGTCGGATGATGTCAAGCGAGCCATCATTCAAACGGCTGAGAACACCGCTCAGCTAGCCGAACGCGCCCGCACGGGAGGCTTCGTGTTCAGCTAA
- a CDS encoding terminase gpA endonuclease subunit has protein sequence MASDPRKLKPSELCRLLNSTPLGEVISERQLYRHRQRAGARIGDNKTVDLLRYCAWMHVVRHTPRTTNGVDPYDAMKERARARNAALALAGRDIGELPEVDNPDRKDRASRDFRYFCETYFPLTFHLAWSPDHIKVIEKIEQAVVHGGLFALAMARGSGKSSIAEVACIWAVLYGHRNFVCLIGSDEGHACDMLDSIKTELDSNELLLADFPEVCFPIQALDGISNRANGQLYKGKRTQIGWTAKEVVLPTIEGSSASGAIIKVAGLTGRIRGMKFKRPDGRTVRPSLVVLDDPQTDESARSLSQCANRESILAGAVLGLAGPGKKISGIMPCTVIRPGDMADNILDRNRHPEWNGERTKMVYAFPKNDTLWERYAEIRAEGMRGGDGGEAATEFYRQNQAAMDEGAVIAWQERFNYDELSAIQHAMNLKLQDEAAFFAEYQNQPLPAETVVDGMLKPEEVARKINRMDRGLVSIGANHLTAFIDVQQKLLFYVVTAWEDDYTGYVIDYGCYPDQQRPYFTLREARQTLSSEATGSGLEGSIYAGLESLTSKLLDREWQRDDGAAMRIGRCLIDANWGQSTDVVYQFCRQSKHAAVIIPSHGRFVGASSLPFSEYRRRPGDRVGLNWRIPNVAGKRAIRHVVYDTNWWKSFINARLQVAMGDRGCLSLFGTNAETHRMLAEHLTSEYFVKTEARGRSVDEWKQRPEQPDNHWFDCLVGSAVAASMQGVILPGIEGTAEIRKERMSFSEMQKRRRNQ, from the coding sequence ACTGCTGAACTCGACGCCGCTAGGCGAGGTGATCAGCGAGCGTCAACTGTATCGCCATCGTCAACGCGCCGGCGCACGCATCGGCGACAATAAGACCGTCGATTTGCTTCGCTATTGCGCATGGATGCATGTCGTACGACATACACCTCGTACGACAAACGGTGTCGATCCCTACGATGCGATGAAGGAGCGAGCTCGCGCACGCAATGCAGCGCTCGCACTTGCAGGTCGAGACATTGGTGAACTACCAGAGGTCGATAACCCAGATCGCAAAGATCGGGCGTCGCGAGACTTCCGATACTTTTGTGAAACATACTTTCCGCTAACGTTCCATCTCGCCTGGTCGCCGGACCACATCAAGGTCATCGAGAAGATCGAGCAAGCGGTTGTGCATGGCGGTTTGTTTGCACTCGCGATGGCGCGTGGTAGCGGCAAGAGTTCGATTGCTGAAGTCGCTTGCATATGGGCGGTGCTTTACGGGCATCGTAACTTCGTATGTTTGATCGGCAGCGATGAAGGTCATGCGTGTGACATGCTCGACTCAATCAAAACCGAACTCGACAGCAACGAGCTGCTCTTAGCCGACTTCCCCGAGGTCTGCTTCCCGATCCAAGCCCTCGATGGGATTTCCAATCGAGCCAATGGTCAACTTTACAAAGGCAAGCGCACGCAGATCGGATGGACCGCCAAAGAAGTCGTCTTACCAACAATCGAGGGTAGCAGCGCTAGCGGAGCGATCATCAAGGTCGCCGGCCTTACGGGTCGCATCCGCGGTATGAAGTTCAAGCGTCCAGATGGCAGAACAGTACGTCCGAGTCTTGTGGTACTCGATGACCCGCAAACGGATGAGAGCGCTCGTTCGCTCTCGCAATGCGCGAATCGCGAAAGCATCCTCGCCGGCGCAGTCCTTGGCTTGGCCGGGCCGGGCAAGAAAATATCGGGCATCATGCCCTGCACCGTGATTCGCCCGGGTGATATGGCCGACAATATCCTCGATCGCAATCGGCATCCCGAATGGAATGGCGAGCGGACAAAGATGGTCTATGCGTTCCCCAAGAACGATACGCTATGGGAACGTTACGCCGAGATCCGCGCCGAAGGGATGCGTGGCGGTGATGGTGGTGAAGCGGCCACCGAGTTCTATCGTCAGAATCAAGCCGCGATGGACGAGGGTGCCGTTATCGCTTGGCAGGAGCGATTCAACTACGACGAACTCTCTGCAATCCAACACGCGATGAATCTCAAGCTACAAGACGAAGCTGCGTTCTTCGCCGAATATCAAAACCAACCTCTGCCAGCGGAAACGGTGGTTGACGGAATGCTCAAACCAGAAGAAGTCGCGAGAAAGATCAACCGCATGGATCGTGGTTTGGTATCGATCGGTGCAAACCATCTCACGGCCTTCATTGACGTCCAGCAAAAGCTCCTGTTCTATGTGGTCACCGCTTGGGAGGACGATTACACGGGTTATGTAATCGACTATGGTTGCTACCCCGACCAGCAGCGTCCCTACTTTACGCTGCGCGAGGCTCGCCAGACACTGAGCTCCGAAGCGACTGGAAGCGGACTCGAAGGATCGATCTACGCCGGCCTCGAATCGCTAACTTCAAAACTACTCGATCGGGAATGGCAGCGAGATGACGGTGCAGCGATGCGCATCGGTCGCTGTTTGATCGATGCTAACTGGGGCCAGTCGACGGATGTGGTCTACCAGTTCTGCCGGCAGTCAAAACACGCCGCTGTGATCATCCCCAGCCACGGTCGCTTCGTGGGCGCATCGAGTTTGCCGTTTAGCGAATATCGTCGCCGGCCAGGTGATCGCGTAGGGCTCAACTGGCGTATCCCCAACGTCGCCGGTAAGCGGGCCATCCGCCACGTGGTCTACGATACGAACTGGTGGAAGTCGTTTATCAACGCTCGCCTGCAAGTCGCGATGGGCGATCGCGGTTGCCTTTCGCTCTTTGGCACCAACGCCGAGACCCATCGCATGCTCGCCGAGCATCTAACCTCGGAGTACTTCGTCAAGACAGAGGCCCGCGGCCGGAGCGTCGACGAATGGAAGCAGCGACCGGAGCAGCCCGACAACCACTGGTTTGACTGTTTGGTTGGTTCTGCGGTTGCGGCGTCAATGCAAGGCGTGATTCTTCCAGGCATCGAAGGCACGGCCGAGATCCGTAAGGAGCGGATGAGCTTTTCTGAGATGCAGAAGCGCCGGCGGAACCAGTAG